A DNA window from Arachis duranensis cultivar V14167 chromosome 3, aradu.V14167.gnm2.J7QH, whole genome shotgun sequence contains the following coding sequences:
- the LOC107479525 gene encoding uncharacterized protein LOC107479525, with protein MLLYAKFLKELKTRKRNWGEKETVILTEECGAIIQKKLPQKLKDPESFQIPYVIGDMNIEKALCDLGVNINLMSLALMKRMRIEEAKPKRMALQLADITFKFPHSVVEDLLVKVREFIFPADFVVLHMEEEINTSIILGRPFLATAEAIIDVQKGELVLRLHEEKMVFNVFKAMSYPKESIGECMMVDTIETLVQGVLEEEQCKEIEE; from the coding sequence ATGCTGCTCTATGCTAAGTTCTTAAAGGAACTCAAGACAAGGAAGAGAAATTGGGGTGAGAAAGAAACAGTGATACTTACTGAAGAGTGCGGTGCTATAATACAAAAGAAGCTCCCCCAGAAATTGAAAGACCCTGAGAGTTTCCAAATCCCCTATGTCATTGGGGATATGAACATTGAGAAGGCACTATGCGATCTTGGAGTCAACATAAACCTCATGTCATTGGCTTTGATGAAAAGGATGAGGATAGAAGAGGCCAAACCAAAAAGAATGGCACTTCAATTGGCTGACATAACCTTTAAATTTCCTCATAGTGTGGTGGAAGATCTATTGGTGAAAGTGAGGGAGTTCATCTTCCCAGCTGATTTTGTTGTGCTTCATATGGAGGAAGAAATCAACACATCAATCATCCTAGGAAGGCCATTCCTAGCTACGGCTGAAGCCAtaattgatgttcaaaaaggggagTTAGTCTTGAGGTTACACGAAGAGAAGATGGTCTTCAATGTCTTCAAGGCAATGAGCTACCCCAAGGAATCCATTGGTGAATGCATGATGGTGGACACAATTGAGACCCTAGTTCAAGGAGTCCTAGAGGAAGAACAATGtaaagaaattgaagaataa